The nucleotide window TTGCCTAACTCAAATGATTGGATCAGTTTGCCTATGATAAGCACTATCTCGTGCACCAGCTTGCGCAGTTGTTCGCGGTTGGCAAACTCTACATCTTCTTCACTAAAATCAAGTTCCAGTTCTATTAACGAGGCGAAGGTGACCAACTGTTCGCGTAGGGCCTGTAATTGGTTACTAAACCCGCCACGCAGTTGCTGCATAGCGGCTTGCTGGGCGGCTTTAGAATTGGCCGCTATCAAATCGGCTACGGCTTCGGCTTGGGATAGATCGAGCTGACCGTTCAGGAAGGCGCGCATGGTAAACTCACCTGCCCTGGCGGCGCGGGCCCCGTGTTTGATCAGCAGCTTGATGATGGATTCAATAATATAGTTAGACCCATGGCAGGATATCTCCACCACGTTCTCGCGGGTGTATGATTTGGGCGCTACGAACAGCGACATCAGCACTTCATCCAGTATCACGTCACCGTCCATGATGTGTCCAAAATGGATGGTATGCGATGCCTGCTTTCTCAGGTCTTTACCCTTAAAAACGCTGTTGGCAATAGTAATAGCCTGCGGGCCGGACAGGCGGATAACGCCAATGGCGCCAACTCCGTTAGCGGTGGCAAGGGCTACTATGGTATCTTCCTGGTGTTGGGTCATTGAGACAAAAGTCGGTATAAATGGGCAATCTTCCTATATGGCAAGGTGTCGGGGCGGGGTAAGCCCTCCAAATCATGGTTTACATGGTTTACAAAATTCGGGTGTAATTCTACTACAAGTATTTAATAATCAATATTTTATGATTTTTTTGGGCTAAAAAGTGTAAACCATGATTTTCGGCGTTCCATGAGGTTCGATAACTAAAAAATGACTTAATGACGAAACGGCTTCACGACAATTAGTAACTTCGCCGGTATATGGTAACTTTTTTCGACGCTTCACTGGAGAGTATCTCTGTGCACCACGTAGGCAATCAATCTTTAAACGAGTTATATGCGCTATCCAAACAACCGCTAGCGCTGAAGGATGAACTGCTAAGCAAGTTACTGATGCAATACTTTTTGACCCCATTCGAAAAATCGACCGAGGTTTACCATTTGATGCACCCCAGCGATCTGGAATTGAACACCATCTATCATTTTGCTACGCAGATATTTGAAGAACCGGATAAGTTTCACGATGCCAGCGAACAGATCGCCAAGTTCCTGTATAATGTCACCAATCACCCTAATATTAAGCCCGGCGAATTGTATGTGGGGTTATTTAAAGACGTACAGATTGAGGGTAACCAATTGGATGTGGTGGGCATTTTTAAATCGGAAAACAAGGAAACCTATTTAAAAGTATATCCCGATACCGGCGGCTTTACGGTTGATTACGAAGAGAACGCAATTAACATTAATAAGCTGGACAAAGGCGTGCTGATCTTCAGCATAGAAAAAGAGAACGGTTATAAAGTGGTGGTTATCGACAAAAATAACAGCGGACAAGACGCGGCGGTTTACTGGAAAGACCAGTTCCTACAGCTGAAGATCCGTAACGATAGCTTTAACCAAACCAACAATACGCTCAGCATCTACAAAAACTTCGTCACCCAGAAGCTGGACGATGAGTTTGAAATGAGTAAGGCCGATAAGATTGACCTGCTGAACCGCAGCATGAAGTATTTTAAAGAAAAGGAGACATTTGACCTTGATGAATTTACCGGCGAAGTTATTGGCAACCCCGAAGCCATACAATCGTTCAAAAGCTTTAAAAGCAATTACGAGCAGGAGTTTGACAGCCCGATAAACGACAATTTTGAGATATCCGGCAACGCAGTAAAAAAGCAGCAGCGGGTTTATAAAAGCGTATTAAAGCTGGACAAAAACTTCCACATTTACATACACGGCGATAACAAGCTGATTGAAAAGGGCTTTGATGACGATAGAGCTATGAATTATTATAAGGTGTATTTTAAGGAAGAGCAATAAAAGCTTGTTATTGCGGGGAGCCTGCCTCGGAAACGTGCGTTGGGGCGACGTAGCAATCTCCTAACTTGATATACCAACTATGAGATTGCCACGCTATCGCTCGCAATGACAATATTATCATAACAACATATTAAACTTCTACGATCGCTCTTTTTTTACCTCTCCCCTGCCAATAATAATACCCCAGGAAGACAATTACCCCAACACTAACAGAAACATCGGCCATATTGAAGATGCCGGTTTGGAAGATGCCTAAGCCAATGTGCATAAAATCGGTAACGGAATGGTACAGCAGCCTGTCGTACACATTACCTATACCCCCACCTATAATAAAACAAGCGGCTATCAGTGGTATAGTGGCAATCTTTTTTTGATAGATCAGGTAACCGAGCCCGCCCAATAATACGACAATGGGTAGCAAGGTCAGCAGCACAAATTTTATGGGTGCGGGGATGCCATCGCCCAGGCTCAAAAACGCGCCGGTGTTTTCCACTTTCATCAGGTGAAAATGATTATAGGCCAGACTTATGTAATCAGCGCTGCTGATGCGCTCGCGCACAATATGTTTGGATACCTGGTCGCAGCCAATATTGGCCATTACTACAGTTAGTATTAGTGCTATCTTTAGTAATCTAATTGCTTTGCTATTCATTCGCTTGTTATTGATGCATAAATGTAGCGGTAATGCTTAATCAAAGCAAATACGATTACTATTACTAGCGATGCAAGCCGGAGATGTTTCGCTGTGGCTAAACATGACGCGTTTGTAATCAATGAAATCCAGGTTTCCTTCAGGATGATAAAAGAAAAAGCCGCCCTGGTATCCAGAACGGCTTCCTAAATCGGTGTAATCAACCCACCAATCGGTGTAATCAAATTAATATTATCTCCAATGCCCACGGCGCCAGTAGTAGCCACGCGAACCGGTTTCCCAGGTTCCCGATATCCAAACCCGGTTACTACGCGGGCGTGTCCAATACCCGTTAGTATATACATAATGGCCATTACGCCATGTCCATTCGCCTGATACCCAAACTGCACCCGGATAAGGCGCTGCAGGGCGGTAATAAACCGGTTCAGCAGGCCGTTCGGCTACATAATAACTGCCCGCGCACGATGCTAGCAAACTACCGGCAAGGGCAATTCCTATTAATATTCTGCTTGTCGTTTTCATAGTTA belongs to Mucilaginibacter boryungensis and includes:
- a CDS encoding nucleoid-associated protein, with protein sequence MVTFFDASLESISVHHVGNQSLNELYALSKQPLALKDELLSKLLMQYFLTPFEKSTEVYHLMHPSDLELNTIYHFATQIFEEPDKFHDASEQIAKFLYNVTNHPNIKPGELYVGLFKDVQIEGNQLDVVGIFKSENKETYLKVYPDTGGFTVDYEENAININKLDKGVLIFSIEKENGYKVVVIDKNNSGQDAAVYWKDQFLQLKIRNDSFNQTNNTLSIYKNFVTQKLDDEFEMSKADKIDLLNRSMKYFKEKETFDLDEFTGEVIGNPEAIQSFKSFKSNYEQEFDSPINDNFEISGNAVKKQQRVYKSVLKLDKNFHIYIHGDNKLIEKGFDDDRAMNYYKVYFKEEQ
- the lspA gene encoding signal peptidase II — protein: MNSKAIRLLKIALILTVVMANIGCDQVSKHIVRERISSADYISLAYNHFHLMKVENTGAFLSLGDGIPAPIKFVLLTLLPIVVLLGGLGYLIYQKKIATIPLIAACFIIGGGIGNVYDRLLYHSVTDFMHIGLGIFQTGIFNMADVSVSVGVIVFLGYYYWQGRGKKRAIVEV
- a CDS encoding YXWGXW repeat-containing protein; this encodes MKTTSRILIGIALAGSLLASCAGSYYVAERPAEPVYYRPAAPYPGAVWVSGEWTWRNGHYVYTNGYWTRPRSNRVWISGTWETGSRGYYWRRGHWR